The Spiroplasma culicicola AES-1 genomic sequence CAACAACAAAAGTTTAAATTTTTAATTGCTCTATTAAATAATCCTAACCTTTTACTCTTAGACGAACTTACAACATCACTTGATTTTGTATGAAGATCTAAAATTATTGGTCTTTTAAAAAATGCAATTGAAAAAAGTGAAGCAACAGTCATATTAGTTAGCCATGATAAAGAAGAAATTGCCCATCTTTGTGACCGTGTCATTTATATTGAAAATGGCAAAATTACAAAAGATATTATGTTGCCAAAAAAATTTAAAGAAAAAGTTATTTTAATTGAAAGTGAATTGATGAATTATGAAGCAATTGTTTAAACATACTTTAAGGTTACAATTTAAAAACATTGCCTTTTTATTCTTTTGTATCGGAACACCAATCATTTGAGTTGTTTTAAATGGTTTAATCATCAAAGGAATTGATGGAATAGGTGCCGAAACAAAAAGCGCAGCCTTCAGTTCTCTATTTCCTGTTGGATTATTATTTTATTCATATTCTGCTGGTTTTATTGGTGCTTCAATGGATCTTGCTAATGCAAGAATTAATCGTCAGTTAAAACAATTATCGTTAGCAAAAATTAGTCCTTTAATGTATACATTAAATTTATTTTTAGTTTTAGGTTTTGCATATTTAATTGCTCTAATTCCTGTAATGCTAATCGCTATTTTTTGATTTAGCTTACATTTAAATTGAATGCTGCTATTAAGTTGCTTTGTCTTTCCAT encodes the following:
- a CDS encoding AAA family ATPase, which translates into the protein MGTIKPSSGSIQIEIENLRKNAVFQLTSYGNESHILDIAKMYFDLFHSQLDLNQLFSQFELDDQKKKKFNKMSGGQQQKFKFLIALLNNPNLLLLDELTTSLDFVWRSKIIGLLKNAIEKSEATVILVSHDKEEIAHLCDRVIYIENGKITKDIMLPKKFKEKVILIESELMNYEAIV
- a CDS encoding ABC transporter permease; this encodes MKQLFKHTLRLQFKNIAFLFFCIGTPIIWVVLNGLIIKGIDGIGAETKSAAFSSLFPVGLLFYSYSAGFIGASMDLANARINRQLKQLSLAKISPLMYTLNLFLVLGFAYLIALIPVMLIAIFWFSLHLNWMLLLSCFVFPFLSLFFSVLLAVIIANIFNNIKTVTFVVMILFYIILFTSNGFLVGQDENSRVMKYIKLLTPAGCISLISSSLYNNIEFSQVWYAYLVLIIHASWISYAAIKLFKWT